The window CCAAGAAGCCGGTGAGAAATGTGCCACCTCAGGGAGGGGTGAGTACCTGATGAGTGGCAGTCACCTTGGGGGAGAGTAAGCAGGTCAGGTTGGAGAATAGGGACAGCATCCAAACAGAGATAGATGCTGTAGAGGgactttcctcatctgggaaGGAATTCTCTATGCCAtggaaatcacaagtccagtctcTATCCCTCTCTGTAATGACACTTTCTTAGTATTGTGAGGAATATGTTTCGCAATTGGTAAAGCAgtagaaatatgaatttattatcaTCAGTATTATTAAGCAACAAAGTGATGCTGGGGCAAATGTTCTTTTCCAAAAATGGCAGTCAAGATGAGTGGGGAGGTAACTAAATTATGGTTCCTACCTCCTGTCTTCAGGGTGTGGTCCCATATCTTGGAACCTTTCTGAAGGATCTTGTGATGTTGGATGCAGCCTCCAGGAATGAGCTGGAGGTCAGTGTATCTGGCTAGAGTTGGGGGGAGGGTAGGACATCTGTGGTGACAAACTGGTCAGAGTGgctttgtttatttggttttaatGTGTGGCTGGAGGTGGGGCAGGAATTAAGTTTTTAGAAAGCCAGATCAAAGTTTTCATTCTTccatcttcctccctttttcctccacCAGAATGGTTATATCAACTTTGACAAGAGGAGAAAGGTAATGAGGAGGGGGCCTGGATGTCTAGGGATGGGGAGGGTGTTGGCCTTAGGTCTCCTCAGTCTCAGGAGTCCCTCATTCTTGGGGGGGCCTCCTACAGGAATTCTCTGTCCTGTCAGAGCTTAGACGTCTTCAAGATGAATGTCGAGGTTATCACCTCCACCCTGACCCTGATGTACAGCAGTGGCTGCAGGGACTCCATCCCCTGACAGAGGCTCAAAGGTGACTGACTTGGTTTCCCAAGGGTGATGGAAGTTTGAGGGATGGAAGAAGAGAGACTGGGTTAACAAAGGGAGATATTTGGGTTAGCAGGCTCTGACCCTTGTCCTTTGACCCTCCACCAGTCACCGTGTGTCTTGTGAAGTGGAACCACCCGGAGTCAGTGATCCCCCTGCTCCCCGGACGCTTCGGCCGACATTGGTCATCTCTCACTGGACAGAGTGAGAGGAGGATGGAGAGGATGGGGATTGGGGGAGGCTGCTTATATGGAATCACAAGAGTAGCCTCTAGAAGGGGTTGGTGGGGGGGAACCTCTCAGTTTTTCCCCCTCTAACCTATCTAGCTCTTTCCCACAGTGTACTGGGATCTGTTGGTGGTCCCACACCCTTTGTCTCCTGGGATCACCCTGGTCTGAAGGAGGATGGCACAAGCGCCTCTCCTGCCCCTTTGCTCACTAGACTCACCCAGGTGAGGCTCTGATCCTAGACCTCAGTGCCATCTATCTTCCCCATTCTTCTTCCTTTGACTTTATTATGTCTTATCTGTCCCCAGCACATGAAATGGCCATCTGTTTCCTCTTTGGACTCTGCTCTGGATGGGGCTCCTTCCTCCAACACTCCCAACGATCCTGGCTTCCTCTCCCCAACAGCCCACTCTCCCAGGCCACCCCGAGGTCACCGCCGCTCTGCGTCCTGTGGCTCTCCTCTTAGCAGTGGAGCAGGGGAGGGCACTTCCTTTGGAACAGGGTCTGGGAGTGGGCAGGGAAGTGGACCAGGGGCTTCTGAGTGTTGCATCATCCGTGTGCAGATGGAGCTCGGGGAGGATGGCAGTGTCTACAAGAGCATACTGGTGAGGGGAATTCAGACACTAATAGAGGGTTAAAGAGAAATGTGGAATGAGGTGACCCTGGTTGAGTCTGTCTGCTCTTAGGTTTTTGCCACCATTTTTACATTAGGTGTAATCCTTTATTGTGTTGACCATGTTGAATATTGGCAGACATCTGAGATATTCAGTGGCAATCACTGAATGATTGAACTCTGAAAGGTTGGGGGGGTATTGGGAACCAGAGCATTCTATGCTTTGGTATGAGTAGTCCAGTGGGGAACATGGTcattatttgggattttcctcTACACATTAGTGTGTTGGGTATGGAAGTTCATATTAGATTTGGATGTCAGTATCCAAATAGTCTGATTCTTTAATTGCTCTCCAGGTGACAAGCCAGGACAAGGTTCCAAGTGTTATCAGTTGTGTCCTGAAAAAAAATAACCGGGATCCAGCAGTAGCTGCAGAATACGAGTTGGTACAACTGCTACCAGGAGATCGAGGTCAGATATCAAAGGAGGGTTAAAAGACAAGGATACTTATAGAGAGAAGGGCTTGGTCACTGAGAACCTCAGTGATTTGGAGTGATTAATTCTACTTCTACATTTTGATCCTCTATCTTGTGATGATCATTCCAGAGCTGACCATTCCACTGTCAGCTAACGTCTTCTATGCCATGGATGGGGCCTCTCGTGATTTCCTGTTGAGACATCGGAGGCGACCCTCTTCAGTGACTCCAGGTCTCTCCAGTGGACCTGCTACCCCTGCAAATTCTCCTGGTGAAGGAGGAGGCTCCTTTCCCAGGATCAAGGCCACAGGACGTAAAATTGCCCGAGCCCTGTTCTGAGGAAACCATATCTTACAGAAGCCATGGTGACTATGTTGCGGAATATTAGCCATCTTAAATGGTGGTAGCCACGTTGATTTGGGACAGTCATTTTGATTGGTAGTCATGGTCAGAAACAGCCCAGAATGTTTACCTTGCAGCTGTTGGAAAGCCACTTTGgatttcaatggctattttggcAGGAATCATTTCTCATGGCACCTACCTTCTGAGTCTTGCCATCCTGTCACCCCTGACTCTTCCCTACTTGTCACACCCAGAATGCAGAGCCAGGGAAAGGCTTGAAAGGGGCATGGCCTAGAGGCTCTGAGTATCAGAAATGggtggaggggaagagaaagaaggtctTAAAGGGGTACCCTTTCTCTCTGTGACTCCCCACCCCCAGGCAGGGACTCCAGTGCTGTGACACTAAAACAATAAACACACTACAAGATCCCAATTCATTCTTTCAGAATCTGTGCACCTCAGATACTCACAGGCCCAAGCTCAGGTTCATGCCAACTGCCATTTCCATTGAAGGGTTTCAATTGAAAGGGCTTAAAGAGTAATGTCCTAATTCCCCAAGAACTCATGTTTAACCCACCAGTTCCACAAATGCtaacattggggcagctaggtggtgcagtggatagagtactggctctggagttcaaatctgacctcagacacttaataattacctagttgtgtggccttgagcaagccacttaaccccatttgccttgcaaaaaaaaaaatgctcttctACCTCCCATTTTCTGACTAGGGCCTTAAGTGTGTTGCTTTCCCTAGAATCATCCAATCTTGGATTTCTGATCTCACAAACCCAAAATTCACTGGCTGAATACCAAATAGCTCTCTTAGCTGCAAATATGAAAAAGAGAGTCTTAAGTACAAGCTATGAAGAGAGAATATACAACTAATAGAACTTATGATTCTAAAAAGTAGTATAaactaaaagttttaaaaaaattcaattcaaatttctGGATCACAGAGCATGGCAGTTTATTTGAGTAGCTAAGGATATTTGGACATAACAGTGTACATACCTTGTTACCATATATACCTGTAGACTTCTCCTAAAGTGGTCTTAGATAACCTTTCAGTTCAAGGATAAGGTAGCAGAAAGTATTCAAGTTAAAATCAGTGGACCTATGAAAATTCATTTAACACCTCTCCCaatccctccacccccccactccCTACTGTTAAAAATGGATGAGATATGCACCAATTCTCATGATTTTTGaggtctatttttctttttaagtgatCAAAAAAATGTCTTTACCTCTACCCTCAGGCTATAATATAGATGCCTCTGTTCCTCTTGCATAGGGCTTCATACTTCTATATGAACTTAAAGTCTGACAATGCTAGCTATCATATCAGAATGAAGAGTTGAGGGCATGGGTAAAATAAATGGATGTTATTCTTAAGTTTGCAATTTAAACTTCTAACCAGATTTAGGATCCTTATTTACTAGGAAAGAAATGAGTTTGAATGGAAAGAACTGAAATAAAACTGTTTGGTAAGAAGACTGAAACCGTCTCTGGGAGGTGGAAGAAGGAAAGCCGGAAGATAGATGAAAGTAATGTAATGGGGTGTTTAGAAAACAAGACCAGGATCAGGTAACTCCACATTTTATTTGCCACAGCACAGGTAACCCATAGTCTTTCCCTACTTTATTCTGTCCCCAACCAGAGAGGTCAAGCTTTTCCCACAGACCCTGCCTTGGCAGCCTGAGCACGCTGGAACTCCTGCTGTAACTGAGCCAGGGCCTCACGTTGTTTTTCAGATTGTTTCTCCAGGTCTCGAAGCTGAGATTCATATCGTTTACTAGAAATGGGGGAAACACAAAAAATAATCATACTGATTGCTTCACAAGTTtgttgagggaaaaaaagggttGAAACAACATTACAGCAGTTGATCAGTAAACTAATGAGTGATCAATGTGACTTATTGCTGGGAATAGCTGGAATTAATAGGCagacaagaaaagaagaaatgaataaagaagttgaaatatgtaaaaatgaaatgatatgaaAATTACATTGATATAGGATAGAGGCAAATGTGGTAGTGGGGAGGGATGGGAGTGTGGGTGAAAAAGGGAGGATAATGCTTACATCTCTGCTGTGATATAGTCCAGTCTCTTGCCCACGGTAGCTCGAGCTTCCCCCAGTTCCTGTTTGACCAATACTGGGCCCAAAAGCTTAAATACCACATTGGATCCATCCAATAAAGCTAATTCCTGGGAATGGAGAAAAATAGCTGGGAGATACAAAATACCTAGATATTCCTAAATTGCTCCTGAACACCTGTAAACCCAGTTTCTCACCTCTTTCACGATGTTATTTTCTGTCAGTTGTGCCTCCAGCTTTTGCCGACTAGACATAGACTTACTTAAGTCTGGGGTgagaacaaatgggaaaagaaagaaagaaaggaaaaaactggaTAATTATAAACACCTCTAATCCCAATAAATCAAAGAAAGTTGTTTTGTGGATGGGGAAGGCACAGATGAAGTTAAATCACAGATTCTAGTGATGAAGCCATTTTAAacaatactttaaattttatatacaaaGCACTCACTCCCTTTGCTTCTCTAAACCATCATGGCCCCAGGAATGGAGGGCAGGAACGACAACCTCCAATTTACCGATAAAAAGAAGCTTGGATGGGGGAGATGACATACCCAACCTGACACACCAGCTGCTGACAAGTCTTCAactttttggttaattttttttacccCCCTTCAGGAGGAGGGAATTAAGGCATTCCTTGAGTATTCCCTCAGAGGGCTTTCTGAATGGCTAGCAGTCTGGGTGGCCGTCCGCCCAGCTAACTCTGCGCCCCTCCTCACTCACCCTTTTGTAGCTGTTGATACTTCTCCAACTCCCCTTGAAGCTTTTTCTGAATCACCTCCGCCATGGCGTGGAGAAGGGCCTGGGGATTCCCGGGAGAGTGTCACAGAGCCCCGTGCCGGCTCCGGCTCGCCTGGGCCCCAACCTCCAGATCCGCCCAAAGCCCCCGAGCCACCCAGCCTGCCCTTACTTTCTCCAATCACAAGTCGGGAATCCGGAAGTGAATAGGGAACGCTGGGAAAACAAAGAGGCACATGGCGAGCGACGAGCTAAGATATAAGGCACGCCGGGAAATGTA is drawn from Macrotis lagotis isolate mMagLag1 chromosome 5, bilby.v1.9.chrom.fasta, whole genome shotgun sequence and contains these coding sequences:
- the RGL2 gene encoding ral guanine nucleotide dissociation stimulator-like 2 isoform X2: MPPPRSSRRLRAGTLSALVRHLLDARTSGSDVTFMPAFLATHRAFTSTSTVLALLADRLEALESSLSDDLERTRGLAISVLSTWLTSHPEDFGSEVRGQLDRLENFLLRTGDAAGEVVGGDIVDLIQDLRSRVTLPVPDPPKPLAPPGDSPADPTDVLVFLADHLAEQLTLLDAELFLSLVPSQCLGAIWGHRDRPGHSHLCPSVRATITQFNKVAGAVVSSVLGATASGEGLEEVNIRPLRPPQRARLLEKWIRVAEECRLLRNFSSVYAVVSALQSSPVHRLRLAWGEIARDSLRLFSSLCQIFSEEDNYSQSRELLLQEVKVPSPLESSTKKPVRNVPPQGGGVVPYLGTFLKDLVMLDAASRNELENGYINFDKRRKEFSVLSELRRLQDECRGYHLHPDPDVQQWLQGLHPLTEAQSHRVSCEVEPPGVSDPPAPRTLRPTLVISHWTDVLGSVGGPTPFVSWDHPGLKEDGTSASPAPLLTRLTQHMKWPSVSSLDSALDGAPSSNTPNDPGFLSPTAHSPRPPRGHRRSASCGSPLSSGAGEGTSFGTGSGSGQGSGPGASECCIIRVQMELGEDGSVYKSILVTSQDKVPSVISCVLKKNNRDPAVAAEYELVQLLPGDRELTIPLSANVFYAMDGASRDFLLRHRRRPSSVTPGLSSGPATPANSPGEGGGSFPRIKATGRKIARALF
- the PFDN6 gene encoding prefoldin subunit 6, with the translated sequence MAEVIQKKLQGELEKYQQLQKDLSKSMSSRQKLEAQLTENNIVKEELALLDGSNVVFKLLGPVLVKQELGEARATVGKRLDYITAEIKRYESQLRDLEKQSEKQREALAQLQQEFQRAQAAKAGSVGKA